GTCTCACGACTCCAAATTATAGCGATAAGAATAACGGTAATGCTACGTAATAGACGTTTGGTAATAGCGATAAGAATAGCGTTAACCTTCTaacatatgttgcaatagttaaaattaatatttcAACTATTATTTGAGCATGTTTCACAGTGAATATTGTATGAAACATAGAGTTCGTGTTGCGGTGAAATTTTCTACCCAGAATCGAACAACGTAGTTATttttacatattattttttatgttaCAAACCGTAACTGCTGATGTTGCACTAGTTAATCtttaatattttaatattttatcgGAGCGTCCGATGAAAAATTACGATCGGTCGCTAGCAGCGCGGTAATAATAGTTTTACAGTATGCAAAATGTCAATCTCCCCAACTTGTGGGCTCCGCGTTTTCTGTACCCACCAGTCGGTCAGTCAATGACATGACATCATGGATATCGCCAACGGTTAAAACATTCGAAGTGGCTTTGGGCCTTGGCGATACCCATGCTGTCCCGATGTAcccgcgccaccgccccgccgccctggccgcccgccgcctcctccgtgaCAACCAGCGCATCAGCGAGCTCGGCCGCGCTGGCGACGTTGCCGCGGCGCGCCGGGTGTTCGACGCGATGCCGCAGCGCGACGTCGTCTCCTGGAACGCGCTCCTCACGGCGCtttggcgcggcgggcgggaccacctgcccgccgcgcgccgcctcttCGACGCCATGCCCGCCCGCAACGTCATATCCTGGAACTCGGTCATCGCGGGGTGCCTCGCGCACGGGGATCTGGCCTCGGCCTCCGCCTACTTCGCGCGCGCCCCGCTGCGGAACGTCGCCACGTGGAACGCCATGCTCGCGGGGCTCGTCCGGCTCGGCCGCGTGGAAGACGCGGACAGGATGTTCGGCGAAATGCCCAGCAGGAACGTGGTGTCGTACACAACCATGGTGGACGGGCTCGCTCGGTGCGGGGAGGTGACGAGGGCGCGGGACGTGTTTGACTCAATGCCCGAGAGGAACCTGGTGTCCTGGGCAGCGATGATCAGCGGTTACGTTGAGAATGGCATGTTCAACGAGGCGAGGGAACTGTTTGAAGCTATGCCGGAGAAGAATGTTGTGGCTTGCACTGCGATGATCACTGGGTATTGCAAAGAGGGGGATGTGGAGAGTGCCAGGAGGCTGTTTGATGGGATTCGTGTTAAAGATGTTATATCCTGGAATGCTATGATCACAGGTAACTTGTACAGGCTAGAGTTCCTTTCTTTTGCTTCCATTTTGCTAGTATAGTACGTATATGAGTGAAGGACTACTAATTGTGAAATAGCTTAGATAGGCCAATTGAGTGGTGTAACTTACCTGCATGATATAGCCATGGTGGCCTGGTGTGGGGCTGTGCATCCCTCTCCCTCATGTGCCTAGCCCTTTTTCTTAATGCTGCCACTGAACAGTGGCGGAGCTAGAACACACGTTAAGAGGGGGGCCATTAGTACTAATATGTTGCTTAATGTACTGATTTTTTAATTTCTAAGCATCAATTATAGCTGGCCAATAGTTTTTGCAGTTGGCAAGGAGGGGCCATGGCCCTCTTTGGCCAACATGTAGCTCCGCCAGTGCCACCGAACATGCACTGAGGAAAATGTTAATAGTTGATGCTATTTGATATCTCTGACAAATCCTCGTAATAAGGTGCAAATAAAAGGAGTAAAACTTTTCTTTTTGTGATACACACTGTATGTCACCTGTGGTACTGTCACGCAATAACTTCTCTGGGGAGTCCACAAAATGTGTGCTTGTCATGATCATTTTCTTGGCCAGTTCTAAATTTTGAAAGTTTTATGAACTCAATGCTTCAATCTTTTATAGCTTGTTAACATACTAATTGCCAGATTGCTTGATGAAGTGTGATGATTCTGTTGAGCTGTTGAATGCTTGAAGCATTGGACTGTAATGTTTGAAGAATAGGCAGGACCTCTGTGATTTGATTAAATAAGAGAAAAATACTACCTTTAGAAGGTATCCCTCCATTTGAAATTATAATGCGTATTTTGTTTCGTTAGGACAAGACTTTGATTGACAGTTATCATTAATATGTCATTTATGTGATACAAAATCATAATAATaagtatttttttcaataatatAATAagtaattattggtcaaagccTTACTCTAACAAAACCAAATGCGTCTTGTAATtttaaacggagggagtactaaactCCCAGGAAAACTATCCAACCACATGGAGAGGAACAGCAACGCAAGCATTACAAACTGTAGCAGGTCCGACTAGGTAAGTTAACTAGATATAAGCACATAATGCCAATGCTGGTCTATTTTGCCCAATGTTATCCCTGTTTCTCCATGTATTCCTTAATTGATATAGTCCTGTTatgtattttatttattttgcataAATAAGGTAGTTCAGTTACCAAAACAGAAGATCATGTGCCTAGTCCCTTTTCTTAATGCTACCACTGAACATGCACTGAGGAAAATTATCACAGTTCACTTTTCCAAATTTCTTCAGGATATGTTCATAATGGATATGGAGAAGAAGCTATGAGACTGCACGTTGTGATGCACAAAGAAGGTGTAAAACCAGATCATGCAACAATTATTGCAGTCCTGACTGTATCTTCTGCTCTCGCTTTGCTCAGACAAGGAAAATCCGCACATGCTATTGCCATCAAAACATTGTTAGAATCTAGCACCTCCTTTTCTAATGCTTTGATGACAATGTACAGCAGATGTGGCAGTTTGGGTGAATCGGAGTTGGTCTTCGTAAATCTTAAAAGTCAGGATATTGTTTCCTGGAACACAATAATTGCTGCGTATGCACAGCATGGTAAATATCAGAAAGTTATAGCACTATTCCATGAGATGGAAGTGCATGGACTCACTCCTGATGACATTACCTTCCTTAGTGTGTTATCAGCATGCGGACATGTTGGCATGGTGGACGTCAGCTTGAAATTGTTTGATCTGATGTCATCCAAATACGCAATATCTCCAAGAGCTGAACATTATGCTTGTATTGTGGATATACTGAGCCGAGCAGGGCAATTGGAGAAAGCTTGTAATTATATAAAAGAGATGCCATTAGAAGCTGAGAAGAATGTTTGGGGTGCCTTGCTTGGAGCTTGTCAGACACATGGTTACGTGCAGTTGGGCGAACTTGCTGCTAAGATGCTTGTTCAGTCAGACTCTGAAAGTTCAGGGCCTTATGTGATGCTTTCAAATATATATGCTGCTGCTGGCATGTGGGGTCAAGTCAATCAAATAAGAGGTCAGATGAAAGAAAGAGGAGTGAAGAAACAACCTGGATACAGTTGGACGGAAATCGCTAATGAAGTTCATATGTTTGTGGGTGGTGATGCGTCTCATCCAGAGATGGCAAAGATCATATCTGAGCTGAGAAAAATGAACTTTCATATGAAAATGGTCACTAATGAAACTCATATAATGGCAGAACTGGCGTAAGAATCTGGCTACTACTTCTCAGTCTCCAAGTTCTGATGCCATTTGAAACACCCGCTCTACCCAATCTCTAGTCAtgagttcaaggatcagatttCTAGGGAGTAGATTATTCACCTTGGCTACATGGATTTCAAGCATGGCTTCTAATCAGACGAGTCTAGTGGGTATTGCAATGATGGCAAACTAGGTTCTTTACAATAAAGAAAGGAGGGACTCAGGTCGTGGCAACTTAACAGCTGGAACTACAAATTAGAAGGAACAGTTTTGAAGGTAATAATCATGTTAATTTATGTTGGTCTTGGAAGTAATATTGTTTTACAAAACAAAATATAGATCGAACTTTCTTATTGCAGGCTTCACCTGGTCCTCCATAGAACCCTTGTAGTTTTCCTTAAACACATTAATGAGATAATGAAATATTACTTTAGTCCATTCAACTGAAGGGCATTCCAGTGCTACATGACAATTAATAATTAACTTTTGCAAAATTTCTTTCAATCTCTTTGTTATCTATACAAGTATCCCCCTGAATGATAAAGTAGTTTAGGTATACTATAATTTCAATATGTGGGCTACTTAGTTACATATTGCACATCAAGATATAAAGGACTATTGGAAGCTATTCCACTTTCATTTTCTATTCTCTGTACATTAAATTTGTGACAAGAAGTGAAACAAAAGGTCACTCCAGATAGCTTTTCATCGAGAAATCTTTGGCATTCCAGATGTCCTGTGCTCAAGGGCTTTGAACAAACAAAATGAAACCTATACTGCTTTTATAATACTAGattgcattttgagagtttcttttcttcattACTTCACTAAACTTTCTGAGaatagttttctttttctgcttTCCAGGATTCTTGATGTCCTCCAGACGAGTAGATCTTTCGACATGAGAATACACATCATCTGCTGCCACTGAACTTTCTTTCATCTCACCCCCCTTGGCATCCCGAGGAGATGCTTCTGCTGAGGTTTTGGTCGATTCTGAACTGAACATAGCATCAACCATATCCTTCAACTCTTTAATACTACTCTGTGCTGCTGCCTCACTGATCTTGAGGGATTCATATTCTTGCTTGATACTCTGTAAGGCACTCTCTTTCTCAAATATCTTTTCATTAAGGCGAGAGTTCTCCACCCTGGCAATTTCCAATGATTCCCTTGCTACATTAGCTTCACCCACAGCATGCTTCAGCATTTCCCTCAGCCTAGAGTTCTCATCTCTGACCACCCTCTGTGATTCAATCAACTTCTCATTCTCTTCCTTTCCATTACTTAGCTCACCCTCAAACATCTTGATGCAATCAACGAgtcccctctctttctcttttgaCGCCGCTGCCAATTCATCTGACTCAACCTTTAGTCGCCCTGCCTCTTCCAGTGCCAACTGGAGCTTGTCCTCTGCATTTTCTAACGAGGCTTTCAAGTTCTCCACTTCAGTCCTTGCATTATTCAACTCAGCTTGTGCCAACAAAAGCTTCCCTTTTGCCTCTCTGGCCTCTGTGGTTTGCTCTTTCAAGGCTATGGCCAGGTCATCCATGGCCTTCTTGCACTTCTCCTCAGATTCCACTGCCAGCTTGAGCTCACGCTGTAGTGACCATGTCTCCACTTCGCCCGGATCAGCAAATGAGAAGGACATCACGCCCCTTCTCCTCAAATTCTTCACTGGCTGCCTACCGGTATTAAAGGCTTCTAAACTCTTGCTGCTGTCTCTGAGTGAAGCTATCTCAAGCTTGGTCTCCTCCAGAGATACTTTGGTCTGCTCAAGCTGCTTTGTTTGGACCTCCAACGACAGCAGCATCTTCTTCTCTGAATCTTTTGCAGCCTCCAGTTCACCTTCCAACTGCTGTAATCTGTCTGTAAGGTCCAACTGCCCTTCGGCCCCATTGCTTTTCAGCTTCTTGTTCCTATTCGTGTTCGTCTTCCTGAGCTCTTCGATTTCATCTAGGGCTTGCGCCTTctcctctttctccttcctcAGCTCCTCCCGCAGTCTGTTCAATTGCTCCTGCATGTCTGATTCGTCCAAGAAGCCTGAGTTGGGGACGTTGTTGCGATAGGAGGATGACCTGATGCCGTCAACAAAAACAAAACTCATATGTTGGTTCATGGATTGGTAATAGGAATCAAAACAATAAGGGCAGGGGAAAAAACCCCAAAAAAATCAAGAAGAGATCTCAGTTCATTGAATATCGACTTGCCATGAACATGATCCCAGAATTCAAGAGAAACTGTGGGAACTAGTAGCATCATCTACATACCTGGACCTGAAAGAAAACATGTTCTCCGATCGAGAGCCCTGCAGGCTTCCCCTCCAAAAAGAACCCTGCAGGCTGCCGCCAAGCTAGACAGAATCAACCAACCATACCACTCGCGCTGGTCCTATGAAACGAAGACCCAACTTTTATGCCAGATGATCACGGCGAATAGGAGATCAGGTGGTATCTTGGAGCGATGAATTTTCTCTTTTGGTGTCGTCAAAGCAAAAGGGCAGGATGAAGCGAAGCAGCCTTATTGGTGAAGGATCGTGGATCGGGTATTGAAACGGTCGAACTCTCGCGAGCCGCCTTGAAGGGGATACGCACAGGTACAGTCGTGCAGGCACGGTCCAACCGTCCAAAGCTTTGTTTTCGTTAGATTTTTATATGCCGCGTACCCAATTAAGTTGTGCTTCTCTGACCTGATTTCGTCATCAGCTGGGGCCCAGCAGTCAGCCGGTGAGActattgctttttttttaataaagggtGAGACTATTGCTTGACTCGCCTTTTACGCGGTTCAGGGATGGAACAATGACACCTCCAGGTTAGGATCTTCTATTCATGCGAGTGTGAGCGCGGCTCGTCATGTCTTTCCCCTTCCTCTGCAGTTCATGCCAATCAGGAATTAATTGGGTTTTTTTATGGCGGTGTGTGTTAGTAGCGTGCACGTTTTGCCCATTGCGATATTAATATTTATAATTGAcatcctgaaaaagaaaagagggaaaTGCTGGACTAATGATGTGCACGTTTGATACCTGACAAATCGGGCGCAATTGCCGCCTTTAACACCCCTGCTGTCTGCTGATATATCGTTAACGTTTTGGCAAAGATGTTTAGGGATGTGCTGGCCCAAATCAATGGCAGCTGTGAAGGGCGATTAAGTTTGCGTGTACTTACTCAGCGGTTAAAACCTTCACTTTGCATATTTGTCATGAAGCACTGATATAAAAAGAGCTCCATGCCAGAGTGTGGTGGCCAAGCAGCGCACAGTGTAGTAGTAGACTAGGAGTGCGCACTATTGCTCTCACGGGCACACACGCAGCCATGGCTGCAATGGATGAGTTCAACAGGGAAGCGCAAGCGCAACCACAATGCCCTGGTGCAAACCTATCCAGCTGCCGTCCTTCGAGCTCTACTTCACTTCGCCATGGCAGCAAGGTAGGTACCACGAGTTAAAATGCTGTGCGATTTATGTGCATCTATCTTGAGTGGGGTGCTTAGAAGCACCAAGAGTGCATTATAAAACGCGACATTCAGACTACCAGCAaagccacaaaaaaaaaatgcaagactAGTTCTAAAAGACtcacttttttaaaaaacaaagaaattCTAAAAGAAATCCCTTCTAACGTTTTCCTGTCGGTAATAGCATGGTACTGGACTACTGGCACATATGAATATATCAATTCAAATTTTTCATGGACAATATTAAAACAAA
The genomic region above belongs to Setaria italica strain Yugu1 chromosome VI, Setaria_italica_v2.0, whole genome shotgun sequence and contains:
- the LOC101757484 gene encoding myosin-2 heavy chain, whose translation is MFSFRSRSSSYRNNVPNSGFLDESDMQEQLNRLREELRKEKEEKAQALDEIEELRKTNTNRNKKLKSNGAEGQLDLTDRLQQLEGELEAAKDSEKKMLLSLEVQTKQLEQTKVSLEETKLEIASLRDSSKSLEAFNTGRQPVKNLRRRGVMSFSFADPGEVETWSLQRELKLAVESEEKCKKAMDDLAIALKEQTTEAREAKGKLLLAQAELNNARTEVENLKASLENAEDKLQLALEEAGRLKVESDELAAASKEKERGLVDCIKMFEGELSNGKEENEKLIESQRVVRDENSRLREMLKHAVGEANVARESLEIARVENSRLNEKIFEKESALQSIKQEYESLKISEAAAQSSIKELKDMVDAMFSSESTKTSAEASPRDAKGGEMKESSVAADDVYSHVERSTRLEDIKNPGKQKKKTILRKFSEVMKKRNSQNAI
- the LOC101783289 gene encoding pentatricopeptide repeat-containing protein At1g09410, mitochondrial; the protein is MYPRHRPAALAARRLLRDNQRISELGRAGDVAAARRVFDAMPQRDVVSWNALLTALWRGGRDHLPAARRLFDAMPARNVISWNSVIAGCLAHGDLASASAYFARAPLRNVATWNAMLAGLVRLGRVEDADRMFGEMPSRNVVSYTTMVDGLARCGEVTRARDVFDSMPERNLVSWAAMISGYVENGMFNEARELFEAMPEKNVVACTAMITGYCKEGDVESARRLFDGIRVKDVISWNAMITGYVHNGYGEEAMRLHVVMHKEGVKPDHATIIAVLTVSSALALLRQGKSAHAIAIKTLLESSTSFSNALMTMYSRCGSLGESELVFVNLKSQDIVSWNTIIAAYAQHGKYQKVIALFHEMEVHGLTPDDITFLSVLSACGHVGMVDVSLKLFDLMSSKYAISPRAEHYACIVDILSRAGQLEKACNYIKEMPLEAEKNVWGALLGACQTHGYVQLGELAAKMLVQSDSESSGPYVMLSNIYAAAGMWGQVNQIRGQMKERGVKKQPGYSWTEIANEVHMFVGGDASHPEMAKIISELRKMNFHMKMVTNETHIMAELA